In Neorhizobium sp. NCHU2750, a single genomic region encodes these proteins:
- a CDS encoding diacylglycerol kinase, with amino-acid sequence MDRTPLDSNSEKPSGVRRIIAATRYSMQGLLRLWHEEAFRHEIIALVAGVILFAAVGAAATDYLVFLILMLVLFAVEALNTAIEELVDRISPEISTVGRHAKDLGSFAVFCLLAANGLFALYVVIRSLFL; translated from the coding sequence ATGGACAGGACACCGCTCGACAGCAATAGCGAAAAGCCGAGCGGTGTCCGCCGCATCATTGCCGCGACCCGCTATTCGATGCAGGGCCTTCTGCGCCTCTGGCACGAAGAGGCTTTTCGTCACGAGATCATCGCCCTTGTCGCGGGGGTGATCTTGTTTGCCGCCGTCGGGGCGGCCGCGACCGACTATCTCGTCTTCCTCATTCTCATGCTCGTCCTGTTCGCCGTCGAGGCGCTCAATACCGCGATCGAGGAACTGGTCGACCGAATCTCACCGGAAATATCCACCGTCGGCCGCCATGCCAAGGATCTCGGTTCCTTCGCCGTCTTCTGCCTTCTCGCCGCCAACGGCCTTTTTGCGCTCTACGTGGTAATCCGGTCGCTTTTTCTCTGA
- a CDS encoding type II toxin-antitoxin system RelE/ParE family toxin, with protein sequence MQSGRDTSSEAALHAPSFARTGRGLGYLAGQSPQAAQRVGQRIREVLDRLCQHPSSGIKTDHMNMRRIVASPYPYIIFYLAEGDIVVVGVRHAARDPETMPGTKPSPSDT encoded by the coding sequence ATGCAATCTGGTCGAGATACGTCAAGTGAAGCTGCGCTTCACGCTCCAAGCTTCGCGCGAACTGGAAGAGGTCTCGGCTATCTCGCCGGCCAATCGCCTCAGGCGGCACAAAGAGTGGGCCAGCGTATTCGCGAGGTACTTGATCGCTTATGCCAGCATCCATCGAGTGGCATAAAGACAGATCACATGAACATGCGCAGGATCGTGGCAAGTCCCTATCCCTATATAATTTTTTATCTGGCTGAGGGCGATATCGTGGTCGTTGGCGTCAGGCATGCCGCCCGAGATCCCGAGACCATGCCGGGCACCAAGCCCAGCCCTTCCGATACCTGA
- the cobT gene encoding nicotinate-nucleotide--dimethylbenzimidazole phosphoribosyltransferase, whose translation MSVSGLPFDDFRNLIANLPGPDPRALAAARDRDAQLTKPPGALGRLEEIAFWLAAWTGRAPAVTRPLVAIFAGNHGVTRHGITPFPPSVTQQMVENFAAGGAAINQICVTHDLGLKIFDLALEYPTGDIATEAALSERDCAATMAFGMEAIAGGTDLLCLGEMGIGNTTIAAAIHLALYGGEAEDWVGPGTGSHGDLLARKIAVVKQAVETHKDHLDDPLEILRRLGGREIAAIAGAILAARMEKIPVLLDGYVVTAAAAILKAANPSAIDHCLIGHVSAEPGHLRSIEKLGKTPLLALGMRLGEGTGAALAAGIVKSAAACHSGMATFDQAGVTNKD comes from the coding sequence ATGAGCGTGAGCGGCCTGCCTTTCGATGATTTCCGCAACCTGATAGCCAATCTGCCGGGGCCGGACCCGCGGGCGCTTGCCGCTGCCCGCGATCGCGACGCGCAGTTGACCAAGCCGCCGGGAGCGCTTGGAAGGCTTGAGGAAATTGCCTTCTGGCTGGCCGCCTGGACAGGCCGGGCACCGGCCGTCACCCGCCCGCTCGTGGCGATCTTCGCCGGCAACCACGGTGTCACGCGCCACGGCATTACGCCTTTCCCGCCGTCCGTGACCCAGCAGATGGTGGAGAATTTTGCCGCAGGTGGTGCGGCAATTAATCAGATCTGCGTCACCCATGATCTGGGCCTCAAGATCTTCGATCTGGCACTCGAATACCCGACCGGTGACATTGCCACCGAAGCCGCTCTCTCAGAGCGCGACTGCGCCGCGACCATGGCCTTCGGCATGGAGGCGATTGCCGGCGGCACCGATCTTCTCTGCCTCGGCGAAATGGGCATCGGTAACACCACCATCGCCGCCGCCATCCATCTGGCGCTCTATGGCGGCGAGGCCGAGGACTGGGTCGGTCCCGGCACCGGCTCCCACGGTGACCTGCTTGCCCGCAAGATCGCTGTCGTCAAGCAGGCGGTGGAAACCCACAAGGACCATCTCGACGATCCGCTGGAAATCCTGCGTCGCCTTGGCGGCCGCGAGATCGCAGCCATCGCGGGTGCCATTCTCGCCGCCCGCATGGAAAAGATCCCGGTCCTGCTCGACGGCTATGTCGTCACTGCCGCCGCGGCGATCCTCAAGGCTGCCAATCCGTCGGCGATCGACCATTGCCTGATCGGCCACGTCTCGGCCGAACCCGGTCACCTTCGCTCGATCGAAAAGCTCGGCAAGACGCCGCTTCTGGCGCTCGGCATGCGGCTTGGTGAGGGCACCGGTGCGGCGCTTGCGGCCGGCATCGTCAAGTCGGCGGCGGCCTGCCATTCCGGCATGGCGACCTTCGACCAGGCCGGCGTTACCAACAAGGACTAA